A single region of the Brassica rapa cultivar Chiifu-401-42 chromosome A03, CAAS_Brap_v3.01, whole genome shotgun sequence genome encodes:
- the LOC103855654 gene encoding dnaJ homolog subfamily C member 2: protein MQSLRSNSVVIKLLTYSNELSEGKPLYVSSNCLPVKALNREPAGHSFHSAALKLRGCAKKVVEDKEDTSSASPKKVANDVEDIPSYETYKNSSSNKEKKKKNKSGKEVKEQHDHYALLGLGSLRYLATEDQIRKSYRDAALKHHPDKLAAALLLTEESEEAKEAKKEAIESHFKLIQEAYEVLMDKTKRRIFDSTDEFDDEVPSECAPKDFFKVFGPAFKRNARWSVNTRVPDLGDENTPVKEVDSYYNFWYAFKSWREFPEEEEHDLEEADSREEKRWMERENARKTQKARKEEYARIRTLVDNAYKKDPRIVKRKEEEKAKKQAKKDEKVMAKKKLEEEAAAAIEEEKRRKEEEAKLAAEAAQQQKKNKEKEKKLRSKERSRLRTLSAPVLSQRLLGISVAYVEDLCMSLNTEQLRNLCDKMENKEGMKLAKVLKNGNNDETESEEEEVKQNGHVEANGFATQSPRAAAMV, encoded by the coding sequence ATGCAGAGTTTAAGGAGTAACTCTGTTGTTATTAAGCTGCTTACTTATTCCAACGAGCTTTCTGAGGGGAAGCCGTTGTATGTTTCTTCCAATTGTCTTCCTGTGAAGGCTTTAAACCGTGAGCCTGCTGGTCATTCCTTTCATTCCGCTGCTCTCAAACTCCGTGGCTGTGCAAAGAAAGTCGTGGAGGATAAAGAAGATACCTCTTCTGCATCTCCCAAGAAAGTAGCAAACGATGTTGAAGACATTCCTTCTTATGAAACGTACAAGAACAGTAGCAGCaacaaggagaagaagaagaagaataagtcTGGTAAGGAAGTCAAGGAACAGCATGATCACTATGCGTTGCTTGGTTTGGGCAGTTTAAGGTATCTCGCTACAGAGGATCAGATTAGGAAAAGCTACCGCGACGCTGCTCTGAAGCATCATCCTGATAAGCTTGCTGCTGCTCTCCTTCTTACTGAGGAGAGCGAGGAAGCGAAGGAAGCTAAGAAGGAGGCGATTGAGTCTCACTTCAAGCTGATCCAAGAAGCGTATGAGGTTCTCATGGACAAAACTAAGAGGAGAATATTCGACTCTACTGATGAGTTTGATGACGAGGTCCCGAGCGAGTGTGCTCCCAAGGACTTCTTTAAGGTGTTTGGTCCAGCGTTCAAGAGGAACGCGAGGTGGTCTGTTAACACTCGTGTGCCGGACTTGGGAGACGAGAACACGCCGGTTAAAGAGGTTGACAGCTACTACAACTTCTGGTACGCTTTCAAGAGCTGGAGAGAGTTTCCCGAGGAGGAGGAGCACGATCTCGAGGAGGCGGATTCGCGCGAGGAGAAGAGGTGGATGGAGAGAGAGAACGCGAGGAAGACTCAGAAGGCTAGGAAGGAGGAGTACGCTCGGATAAGGACTCTTGTTGACAACGCTTATAAGAAGGACCCGAGGATAGTGAAGaggaaggaggaggagaaggcgAAGAAGCAGGCAAAGAAGGATGAGAAAGTGATGGCCAAGAAGAAGCTGGAAGAAGAAGCTGCTGCAGCTATCGAGGAGGAGAAGAGGAGGAAAGAAGAGGAAGCTAAGCTCGCTGCAGAGGCTGCTCAGcagcaaaagaaaaacaaggagaaggagaagaagcttcGTTCCAAGGAACGAAGTAGGCTCAGGACTCTCTCCGCACCTGTTCTGTCCCAGCGTCTGCTTGGCATCTCTGTTGCATACGTGGAGGATCTCTGCATGTCGCTAAACACCGAGCAGCTGAGGAACCTGTGCGACAAGATGGAGAACAAGGAAGGGATGAAGCTGGCAAAGGTGCTCAAGAATGGGAACAATGATGAAACtgagagtgaagaagaagaagttaagCAGAATGGTCATGTAGAAGCTAATGGATTTGCTACTCAGAGCCCTCGTGCTGCTGCAATGGTCTga